In Streptomyces sp. NBC_01717, one DNA window encodes the following:
- the ureG gene encoding urease accessory protein UreG yields the protein MHLDHSHDGPAAISADAARADGTRRALRIGLGGPVGSGKTATVAALCRTLRDQLSIAVVTNDIYTREDAAFLLRNAVLPPERIQAVETGACPHTAIRDDISANLEAVEDLEDTVGPLDLILVESGGDNLTATFSKGLVDAQIFVIDVAGGDDIPRKGGPGVTTSDLLVINKTDLAPYVGSDLDRMARDAAEQRGALPVVLTSLTSGEGVRPVADWVRAQLAAWTA from the coding sequence ATGCACCTCGACCACTCCCACGACGGCCCGGCCGCCATCAGTGCCGACGCCGCACGCGCCGACGGCACCCGTCGCGCCCTGCGCATCGGACTCGGCGGCCCGGTCGGCTCCGGCAAGACGGCGACCGTCGCAGCGCTCTGCCGCACGCTGCGCGACCAGCTGTCCATCGCCGTCGTCACCAATGACATCTACACCCGCGAGGACGCCGCGTTCCTGCTGCGCAACGCCGTGCTGCCGCCCGAGCGCATCCAGGCCGTCGAGACCGGGGCCTGCCCGCACACCGCCATCCGCGACGACATCTCCGCCAACCTCGAAGCCGTCGAGGACCTGGAGGACACCGTCGGCCCGCTCGATCTGATCCTCGTCGAGTCCGGCGGCGACAACCTCACCGCCACCTTCTCCAAAGGCCTGGTCGATGCCCAGATCTTCGTCATCGATGTGGCGGGCGGTGACGACATCCCGCGCAAGGGCGGCCCCGGTGTCACCACCTCCGACCTCCTCGTGATCAACAAGACCGACCTCGCCCCGTACGTCGGCTCCGATCTGGACCGGATGGCCCGGGACGCCGCGGAGCAGCGCGGCGCGCTCCCCGTCGTCCTCACCTCCCTCACCTCCGGCGAGGGCGTCAGGCCCGTCGCGGACTGGGTACGGGCGCAGCTCGCCGCCTGGACCGCATGA
- a CDS encoding urease accessory protein UreF produces MSRAALLVLADGRFPAGGHAHSGGAEPAVEAGRIRNAEDLAAFCRGRLHTTGLTSAALAAAAAHGLDPLALDEAADARTPSPALRAVARKLGRQLMRAARATWPSPELAALAAARPRGAHQPVVLGLTARAAGLGPEDAAHCVAYETVSGPATAAVRLLSLNPFEATAVLARLAPELDRVAEQAAAAVHHGIDALPAASAPLLDVTAEAHAAWPVRLFAS; encoded by the coding sequence ATGAGCCGCGCAGCACTGCTCGTCCTCGCCGACGGCCGGTTCCCCGCCGGGGGTCATGCCCACTCCGGTGGCGCCGAACCGGCCGTCGAGGCAGGACGCATCCGTAACGCCGAGGACCTCGCAGCCTTCTGCCGGGGCCGCCTGCACACCACCGGCCTCACCTCCGCCGCGCTCGCCGCGGCGGCCGCCCACGGCCTCGACCCGCTCGCACTCGACGAGGCCGCCGACGCCCGCACCCCGTCACCCGCACTGCGGGCGGTCGCGCGCAAGCTCGGCCGTCAGCTGATGCGGGCCGCCCGTGCCACCTGGCCCAGTCCCGAACTGGCCGCACTCGCGGCGGCCCGTCCGCGCGGCGCCCACCAACCCGTCGTGCTCGGCCTCACCGCACGCGCGGCGGGTCTCGGACCCGAGGACGCCGCGCACTGCGTGGCGTACGAGACGGTCAGCGGACCGGCCACCGCGGCGGTCCGCCTGCTGTCCCTGAACCCCTTCGAGGCCACCGCCGTCCTCGCCCGCCTCGCGCCCGAACTCGACCGGGTCGCCGAACAGGCCGCCGCCGCCGTTCACCACGGCATCGACGCGCTGCCCGCCGCCTCCGCGCCTCTGCTCGACGTCACCGCCGAAGCGCACGCCGCCTGGCCGGTCCGCCTGTTCGCCTCATAG